A genomic window from Flavobacterium phycosphaerae includes:
- a CDS encoding TOPRIM nucleotidyl transferase/hydrolase domain-containing protein, which translates to MIFKTYLTISRAEIFFADKAILIEGDTERILLPTMMKKLDIQNSASDLIDKKIPLLSQNISIIEVGAFSQILNYLLISLE; encoded by the coding sequence ATGATTTTTAAAACATATTTAACTATCAGTAGAGCTGAAATATTTTTTGCGGACAAAGCTATATTAATTGAAGGAGATACTGAACGGATATTACTACCTACAATGATGAAGAAATTAGACATTCAAAATTCTGCATCAGATTTAATAGACAAAAAGATTCCTCTCTTATCACAAAACATATCAATAATAGAGGTTGGTGCTTTCTCTCAAATTTTGAATTATTTATTGATTTCATTGGAATAA
- a CDS encoding AAA family ATPase — protein MAEGKLIRTEIDDIIEQIDSKNNFLLSGGAGSGKTYTLVQTIRLIIGKYPTERVACITSLMQQSKKLRKELTMTTLMFQLFTIFYGIVLKIINTN, from the coding sequence ATGGCTGAAGGAAAATTAATTAGAACTGAAATAGATGATATTATCGAACAGATTGATAGTAAAAATAATTTCCTTTTAAGTGGTGGAGCTGGTAGTGGCAAAACTTATACACTGGTGCAAACCATTAGATTGATCATTGGTAAATATCCTACCGAACGGGTTGCCTGTATCACTTCACTAATGCAGCAGTCAAAGAAATTGAGGAAAGAATTGACGATGACAACCTTGATGTTTCAACTATTCACGATTTTTTATGGGATTGTATTAAAAATTATCAATACGAACTAA
- a CDS encoding UvrD-helicase domain-containing protein, with protein sequence MFNENGIQYKENVSLINGIISHDELLIIAEHLFENYIKLNDIIKDKFKFILVDEYQDTNELVIKIF encoded by the coding sequence ATGTTTAATGAAAATGGGATCCAGTATAAGGAAAACGTAAGTTTGATAAATGGTATTATTTCACATGATGAGCTTTTGATAATAGCCGAACACCTTTTTGAAAATTATATTAAACTTAATGATATAATCAAGGATAAATTTAAATTCATACTTGTTGACGAATATCAAGATACGAATGAATTAGTAATTAAGATTTTTTAA
- a CDS encoding GNAT family N-acetyltransferase, with product MTTKIANQIAELLNNRNQLTVQYTEEKALANKDNYVYILDFEKVIACAESKKVQWYQWEVSHVSVAKDFEGKGFGNKILLDAERKARAGNARILQCTNKFYNSY from the coding sequence ATGACTACCAAAATCGCAAATCAAATAGCAGAACTTCTGAACAATCGAAATCAATTGACAGTACAATATACCGAAGAAAAAGCTTTAGCCAATAAAGACAATTATGTTTATATATTAGATTTCGAAAAAGTTATTGCTTGTGCAGAAAGCAAAAAAGTACAATGGTATCAATGGGAAGTTTCTCATGTTTCAGTAGCAAAAGATTTTGAAGGGAAAGGATTTGGAAATAAAATTCTTTTAGATGCAGAACGTAAGGCACGTGCTGGGAACGCAAGAATTTTACAATGCACTAATAAATTTTATAATTCCTATTGA
- a CDS encoding type II secretion system protein GspD: protein MEIKVIPKKELKIIDVTYNNLNDFLSVKLENDSLPNVVQAIIDKSGKNIIMAPDIKTQKVSSYILNRPFDQVIEMMAKSNSLTATKDDNGFYLLERSSQNSVSTATEKNNTVKNKPQKLAADAPGFFQVDVNKNGFLDVKANVADATDLIEEAAEKLKINYFFYNKPENEKTSLQVDNLTFDDLLANIFKGKKYAFKKQNDYYLIGEQVTEGLRATEIIQLENRSIESVLTSLPRVFTEKLEIKEFVELNGLVVSGAKSLIDELRVYIKQIDKVVPLVQIEVIIVQYNKSYDIQTGIKAGIDKSNIKQTSGVLFPTTDVNLNGGSVNNLIDAFNGLGLIKLGKVTEAFYLNLQALENNSIIKIESTPKIATISGHEAKLAIGETSYYFEQTNQLINSGINNNILQSGSWKSTDANLSLSIKPFVSTDENVTLNIVVEKSSFLARAGATAPPGKATQKFESLVRVKNNEMILLGGLDELERENSGSGVPLISRIPIIKWFFSSRKKAKSTSKLHIFIKPTVVY, encoded by the coding sequence ATGGAGATTAAAGTCATTCCTAAAAAAGAGCTCAAAATAATTGATGTCACCTATAACAATTTAAATGATTTTCTTTCCGTTAAACTTGAGAATGATTCTTTGCCTAATGTAGTTCAGGCTATAATTGACAAGTCGGGGAAAAATATCATTATGGCCCCTGACATTAAAACTCAAAAAGTATCCTCCTACATTCTAAACCGTCCCTTTGATCAGGTTATCGAGATGATGGCTAAATCAAATAGTCTTACTGCTACTAAAGACGATAATGGGTTTTATCTTTTAGAAAGGAGTAGTCAGAACTCAGTTTCAACTGCCACGGAAAAAAACAATACCGTTAAAAATAAACCTCAAAAATTAGCCGCTGATGCTCCCGGATTTTTTCAGGTGGATGTTAATAAGAATGGATTTTTAGATGTTAAAGCCAATGTTGCTGATGCCACCGATTTAATTGAAGAGGCTGCAGAAAAATTAAAAATCAATTATTTTTTCTATAATAAGCCTGAAAATGAAAAGACATCATTGCAAGTTGATAATCTAACTTTCGATGATTTATTGGCAAATATTTTTAAAGGCAAAAAATATGCATTCAAAAAGCAGAATGACTATTACTTAATAGGGGAACAGGTAACAGAAGGGCTAAGGGCAACAGAAATCATTCAGCTTGAAAATCGTTCTATTGAATCTGTTTTGACTTCATTGCCAAGAGTTTTTACTGAAAAATTGGAAATTAAGGAATTTGTTGAATTGAATGGTTTAGTTGTTTCTGGTGCCAAGTCTTTGATTGATGAATTGCGTGTCTATATTAAACAAATTGATAAAGTAGTTCCCTTAGTTCAAATAGAAGTTATTATCGTACAGTATAATAAATCATATGATATTCAAACCGGTATTAAGGCTGGTATTGATAAAAGCAATATTAAACAAACCAGCGGAGTTCTATTCCCTACAACTGATGTTAATCTAAATGGTGGTTCAGTGAACAATTTGATAGATGCATTTAATGGACTCGGATTAATTAAATTGGGAAAAGTAACTGAAGCTTTCTATTTGAATCTACAAGCACTTGAGAATAATTCTATTATTAAAATTGAGTCAACTCCGAAAATAGCCACGATTAGTGGTCACGAGGCCAAATTAGCAATTGGGGAAACTAGTTACTATTTTGAGCAAACTAATCAGTTAATTAATAGTGGGATAAATAATAATATTTTGCAGTCAGGATCTTGGAAATCTACTGATGCTAATTTAAGTCTATCTATAAAACCATTTGTTTCTACTGACGAAAATGTTACTCTTAATATAGTTGTTGAAAAAAGTTCTTTCCTAGCCAGAGCAGGGGCTACAGCACCGCCGGGTAAGGCCACACAAAAATTTGAATCTTTGGTGAGAGTTAAAAATAATGAAATGATATTGCTAGGTGGATTAGATGAATTGGAAAGAGAGAATTCAGGTTCAGGTGTTCCCTTGATATCAAGAATACCTATAATTAAATGGTTTTTCAGTAGCAGAAAAAAGGCAAAAAGTACTTCGAAACTTCATATTTTTATTAAACCGACAGTTGTTTATTAA
- a CDS encoding GspE/PulE family protein → MQEINITPENQHIISSDLANHYKIVPKNADENSITFFVDTTYNTKDSIEELELLLGKDVFFLPFESNEIEKALSLYYRKDRGSNASQSLNIDKGDFLENLLYEAKSLKSSDIHFEIYELDARIRFRIDGQLIERYKIDKENYLELVNKVKIKAKLNITEKRLPQDGRITNDSYDIRVSILPTLFGEKIVMRLLGNDASNIDLNTLGLDGDELHYYLEAIKKPNGIILISGPTGSGKTTTLYATLKLLNDTVRNIVTVEDPIEYTLKGINQVQLKEDIGLTFASTLRSFLRQDPDIIMLGEIRDSETAMMAIRASLTGHLVLSTIHTNSAVGTVARLIDMGIPPYLIAETLNISVAQRLIRKLCSHCKLPIDFTAEDFPSSFQIPYKIDKLYKAIGCNKCYHTGYSGRKAIYEILNVDFKTANHIKIMK, encoded by the coding sequence ATGCAAGAAATCAATATTACTCCCGAAAATCAACATATTATTTCGAGTGATTTAGCTAATCATTATAAGATTGTGCCTAAAAATGCTGATGAGAACAGCATAACTTTTTTTGTAGATACTACTTATAACACTAAAGATTCTATAGAAGAGTTGGAGTTGCTTTTGGGAAAAGATGTATTTTTTTTACCTTTTGAAAGTAATGAAATCGAAAAAGCACTCTCGTTATATTACAGAAAAGATAGAGGTAGTAATGCTTCACAATCTTTAAATATAGATAAAGGAGATTTTTTAGAAAATTTGCTTTACGAAGCAAAGTCACTAAAAAGTAGTGATATTCATTTTGAAATATATGAGTTGGATGCCAGAATCAGATTTAGGATTGACGGTCAGCTTATTGAACGCTATAAAATAGATAAAGAAAATTATTTAGAGTTAGTCAATAAAGTAAAAATTAAAGCAAAGCTTAATATTACTGAGAAAAGATTGCCTCAAGATGGTAGGATTACCAATGATTCCTATGATATAAGGGTTTCTATTTTACCGACACTCTTTGGAGAAAAGATTGTGATGCGTTTGTTAGGCAATGATGCTTCTAATATTGATTTGAATACACTAGGTTTGGATGGTGATGAGTTGCACTATTATCTTGAAGCTATTAAAAAGCCTAATGGAATCATTTTAATTAGTGGTCCAACCGGTTCAGGTAAAACTACCACTCTGTATGCTACTTTGAAATTATTAAATGATACAGTCCGCAATATAGTTACTGTTGAAGATCCAATAGAGTATACTCTTAAAGGAATAAATCAGGTTCAGCTTAAAGAAGACATTGGATTAACATTTGCTTCAACTTTACGATCTTTTCTTCGTCAAGACCCAGACATCATTATGCTTGGAGAAATCAGGGATTCTGAGACCGCTATGATGGCAATAAGAGCTTCGTTAACCGGTCACTTGGTTTTATCTACCATACATACCAATTCGGCAGTAGGAACTGTTGCCAGATTAATTGATATGGGTATACCACCATATTTAATTGCTGAAACGTTAAATATTTCAGTAGCACAACGCTTAATCAGAAAACTTTGTTCCCATTGTAAACTACCCATTGACTTTACTGCAGAAGACTTTCCCAGTAGTTTTCAAATACCTTACAAAATTGATAAATTGTATAAAGCTATTGGATGTAATAAATGTTATCATACCGGTTATAGTGGTAGAAAAGCAATATACGAGATATTAAACGTAGATTTTAAAACAGCAAACCACATAAAAATAATGAAGTAA
- a CDS encoding type IV pilin protein — MKKSGIKMVKKIKGTMVKAYSMTEILIVLCIIGIILLMVLPNQTAVISQAKAIEAQAMLNQVYGLEKSHFYRYSKYSNNLEELGFEQELTVDQGGQAVYKVEVIDATNDSFLARATSVSDLDSDGAFNTWEIDNKKILTEVTKE; from the coding sequence ATGAAAAAGTCAGGAATTAAAATGGTTAAAAAAATTAAAGGAACTATGGTTAAAGCCTACTCTATGACTGAAATATTAATTGTACTGTGCATAATTGGAATTATTCTTTTAATGGTTTTACCCAATCAAACTGCGGTTATCAGTCAGGCTAAAGCCATAGAAGCTCAGGCTATGCTGAATCAAGTTTACGGGCTGGAAAAAAGCCATTTTTACCGGTATTCAAAATACAGCAATAATCTTGAGGAGTTAGGTTTTGAACAAGAGTTGACTGTGGATCAAGGAGGACAAGCTGTTTATAAAGTGGAGGTTATAGATGCTACCAACGATTCTTTTTTGGCCAGAGCCACTTCTGTTTCTGATTTAGATAGTGATGGTGCCTTTAATACATGGGAAATTGACAATAAGAAAATATTAACGGAAGTAACAAAGGAGTAG
- a CDS encoding type II secretion system F family protein: protein MSIDLSNYKNISANKTEFNFELKSLTGTKKLSDKKKEVFYRELGMLLKSGVDFKKALEILSHQAKSKLEQSIIIDIKEKVVLGKSICEAMISTNQFSPYEYYSIQIGEETRKLEEVLNELQKFFNRKIQMRRQVISVLTYPCIVMLVTISVLYFMLNKVVPMFSSVFKQFGSELPKSTQMIIKISNHSGALFLFLFLLITGLVVFHYLFKEKDSYRDITSKIVLRIPYFGDLIKKIYISRFCQSMNLLTTSKTSLITSLSLTSKMIGFYPIEKSIESIKGDVTKGISLSDSLKKHSVYENKMVSMIEVAEQVNQLDVMFERLTEQYNEEINHQTKMIGVILEPMIIIFIGVIVGVIMISMYAPMFDLSKIIKN from the coding sequence ATGAGTATTGATTTAAGTAACTATAAGAATATCTCGGCAAATAAAACAGAATTTAACTTTGAATTAAAATCTTTAACCGGTACTAAAAAGTTATCGGACAAGAAGAAAGAAGTGTTTTATCGAGAATTGGGGATGTTATTAAAATCAGGAGTTGATTTTAAAAAAGCACTGGAAATCTTAAGCCACCAGGCCAAATCTAAACTTGAGCAAAGCATCATTATTGATATTAAAGAAAAAGTGGTTTTGGGTAAAAGCATTTGTGAAGCTATGATCAGTACCAATCAATTTTCACCATATGAATATTACAGCATTCAAATTGGTGAAGAAACTCGAAAATTAGAAGAAGTATTAAATGAATTGCAGAAATTTTTCAATAGAAAAATTCAAATGCGCCGCCAAGTCATCTCAGTCTTAACCTATCCTTGTATAGTAATGTTGGTTACTATTTCCGTACTCTATTTTATGTTGAATAAAGTAGTGCCAATGTTCAGTTCTGTTTTTAAACAATTTGGAAGCGAGCTACCCAAAAGCACTCAAATGATTATCAAAATATCAAATCATTCAGGAGCATTATTTCTGTTTTTATTTTTATTAATAACTGGATTAGTTGTTTTTCATTATCTCTTCAAAGAAAAAGATTCTTATAGGGACATTACCTCAAAAATTGTTTTGAGGATACCTTATTTTGGTGATTTAATCAAGAAAATATATATTTCCCGGTTTTGCCAATCTATGAATTTATTAACTACGTCTAAAACGTCGTTAATTACCTCCTTATCATTAACTTCAAAAATGATAGGTTTTTATCCTATTGAAAAATCAATCGAAAGCATTAAAGGTGATGTAACCAAGGGGATTTCTTTAAGTGACAGTCTGAAAAAACACAGCGTATACGAAAATAAAATGGTTTCAATGATTGAGGTAGCAGAGCAAGTAAATCAATTAGATGTTATGTTTGAAAGACTAACAGAACAATACAACGAAGAAATAAATCATCAAACTAAAATGATTGGTGTGATTTTGGAGCCAATGATTATTATCTTTATTGGAGTTATAGTCGGAGTTATAATGATATCGATGTATGCTCCAATGTTCGATTTAAGTAAGATTATCAAAAATTAA
- a CDS encoding toxin-antitoxin system YwqK family antitoxin: protein MRDSVVNLVIGTVVVLSFFSFQEPRLKKRITDSNFKYEFYVTDNKPDVMSDRVYYWFKGGAIHNSENGIAGELLDETFDKFYLNNQLAESGTFKNGLKVGLWKTWHTNGFLATSQYWNDGRRKGMNFHYSDRGELIEKGRYSRGKKQGVWINFISKDTVTFNNGEKVIPSQVDLAREAKIKENKAKRKIKRDEKKKDKQLEKEKRKADKTKATSNKENDTRGNNKMNSSNNNPEPKAKKDNFFKRLFSKKEKSNGKGK from the coding sequence TTGAGAGATTCAGTTGTAAATTTGGTTATAGGGACTGTTGTTGTTTTATCATTTTTTTCTTTTCAAGAGCCTAGGCTTAAAAAAAGAATTACGGATAGTAATTTTAAATATGAGTTTTATGTAACTGATAATAAGCCTGATGTGATGTCAGACAGGGTCTATTATTGGTTTAAGGGCGGCGCTATTCACAATTCAGAAAATGGTATTGCTGGGGAACTGCTTGATGAAACTTTTGATAAATTTTATTTAAATAATCAGTTAGCAGAATCAGGCACATTCAAAAATGGGCTAAAAGTTGGTCTATGGAAAACTTGGCATACAAATGGATTCTTAGCTACTAGTCAGTATTGGAATGATGGTCGAAGAAAGGGAATGAATTTTCATTATAGTGATAGAGGAGAATTGATCGAAAAAGGACGTTACAGTAGAGGTAAAAAGCAGGGAGTGTGGATAAATTTTATTTCAAAAGACACCGTTACTTTTAATAACGGCGAGAAAGTAATACCAAGTCAAGTGGATTTGGCCAGAGAAGCTAAAATAAAAGAAAATAAGGCTAAAAGAAAAATAAAGCGCGATGAAAAGAAAAAGGATAAGCAATTAGAGAAAGAAAAACGAAAAGCCGACAAAACTAAAGCTACTTCCAATAAAGAAAACGATACAAGAGGAAATAATAAAATGAATTCCTCAAATAATAATCCGGAGCCTAAAGCTAAAAAAGATAATTTCTTTAAGAGATTATTTTCTAAAAAGGAGAAGTCAAATGGTAAAGGCAAATAG
- a CDS encoding tyrosine-type recombinase/integrase → MKTPKPLIPLFKQFIKESESGKRLKKNGERIAKSSIDNYIYVLKNLILFSEETNTELRVCDILKLTKKELLSEKNYWKKFYKNFTDFLYKKGCFDNYVGATIKVIRVFFNYLKLEKDIYAGDFHKQFYVRKEEIDILVLSPEQLKFLIHDKEFETKLTPSLKRVKDIFVFGCTTGLRYSDIFLLTNKNFEQSGDDWYLKLKSKKTKTSSSIKLANYAILIFQKYQSKNSKTALFAPITLFNFNKSLKRIGELAEFTAPIEISREKQGITKRIASSKESKDRFCDKMSSHMMRRTAITTLLILGMPEHLVRKISGHSHASSSFNRYVHYAQVYIDKEIEKVHSKLERY, encoded by the coding sequence ATGAAAACCCCCAAGCCATTAATTCCTTTATTCAAACAGTTTATTAAAGAATCCGAATCGGGCAAACGATTAAAAAAGAATGGGGAACGCATAGCCAAAAGCTCCATAGATAATTATATATATGTACTTAAAAATCTCATATTATTTTCAGAAGAAACCAACACAGAACTCAGAGTTTGCGATATCTTAAAACTCACAAAGAAAGAATTGCTTTCTGAAAAAAATTATTGGAAAAAATTTTACAAGAACTTTACGGACTTTCTATATAAAAAGGGGTGTTTTGACAACTACGTTGGGGCAACTATCAAAGTGATACGGGTATTTTTTAATTACTTAAAACTGGAGAAAGATATTTATGCCGGTGACTTTCATAAACAATTTTATGTCAGGAAAGAAGAAATTGACATCCTAGTATTATCTCCCGAGCAATTAAAATTTCTAATTCACGATAAGGAATTTGAAACCAAATTAACACCAAGCCTAAAAAGAGTGAAAGATATATTTGTTTTTGGATGTACCACGGGTTTACGTTATTCAGATATTTTTTTACTCACCAATAAAAATTTTGAGCAATCAGGCGATGATTGGTATTTAAAATTAAAATCAAAAAAAACCAAAACGAGTAGTTCAATCAAACTGGCTAACTATGCTATTTTAATTTTTCAAAAATACCAGTCCAAAAATAGTAAGACGGCACTTTTTGCACCAATAACACTTTTCAATTTTAACAAAAGCCTAAAGCGTATAGGTGAATTAGCCGAGTTTACAGCTCCAATAGAAATATCCCGTGAGAAACAAGGGATAACCAAACGAATAGCAAGTAGCAAAGAAAGCAAGGACCGTTTTTGTGATAAAATGAGTTCGCATATGATGCGAAGAACCGCCATTACTACACTACTAATTCTTGGTATGCCTGAACACTTAGTACGTAAAATTAGTGGGCATAGTCATGCCAGCAGTTCCTTTAATCGCTATGTTCACTATGCCCAAGTATATATTGATAAGGAGATAGAAAAAGTGCATAGTAAGCTGGAGAGATATTAG
- a CDS encoding toxin-antitoxin system YwqK family antitoxin produces MILKIKIIKELKLELFYRMIHSKQINCFYILLLISNNLISQKWNICIYDNDLQFKGHYSKPLDSISYSDNNFFNFDEKLYFSNFEGCYIRFFPSYPDDDIDKKIDSLFFKRDLSNQFELNVASSKYSYKQFEEFYLIGEPFPELSLNSGFSSEIIIPDGRWIKLDRYKNKVYDFEINDFKLNGFIYLYYPLSNKVKRISHYTKGFFSKININLFKNGEVRYIDYENFDSDKTQPLYILNDSNGLKRHIIYPKQFDIIYEKGKIIKYYTIDNDFFNGKYFIKNENGSIIEEGKYRHGRRKGIIRYYNDNGELDKIEYYLLGIKLWSKKN; encoded by the coding sequence ATGATACTGAAAATAAAAATAATCAAAGAGCTGAAATTAGAATTATTTTATCGGATGATTCATTCAAAACAAATTAATTGTTTTTACATTCTATTATTAATTTCAAATAATTTAATTTCTCAAAAATGGAACATTTGTATTTATGATAATGATTTACAATTCAAAGGGCATTATTCGAAGCCATTGGATTCAATTTCTTATTCCGATAATAATTTTTTTAATTTTGATGAAAAATTATATTTTTCGAATTTTGAAGGATGTTACATTAGATTTTTTCCGAGTTATCCGGATGATGATATAGATAAGAAGATTGATTCATTATTTTTTAAAAGAGATTTATCGAATCAATTTGAACTTAATGTAGCATCAAGTAAATATTCATACAAACAATTTGAGGAATTTTATTTAATAGGCGAGCCATTTCCTGAATTAAGTTTAAATTCAGGCTTTTCATCTGAAATTATTATACCAGATGGGAGATGGATTAAACTAGATAGGTATAAAAATAAAGTCTATGATTTTGAAATTAACGATTTTAAATTAAATGGCTTTATCTATCTTTATTATCCTCTTTCAAACAAGGTAAAAAGGATTAGCCACTACACTAAGGGTTTTTTTTCGAAAATCAACATTAACCTTTTTAAAAATGGTGAGGTAAGGTATATTGATTATGAAAATTTTGATTCGGATAAAACTCAACCATTATATATTCTTAATGACTCAAATGGTTTAAAAAGACATATTATTTACCCTAAACAGTTTGATATTATATATGAGAAAGGTAAAATAATAAAATACTATACGATAGACAATGATTTTTTTAACGGAAAATACTTTATAAAAAATGAAAATGGAAGTATAATTGAAGAAGGAAAGTATAGGCATGGCAGGCGGAAAGGAATAATCAGATATTATAACGATAACGGGGAGCTAGATAAAATTGAGTATTATTTGTTGGGAATTAAACTATGGAGTAAAAAAAATTGA